A part of Streptomyces sp. DSM 40750 genomic DNA contains:
- a CDS encoding ATP-binding protein — protein MRRRLIQSTLAVVLVVIAVFGVSLVIVETRTISNSAQERVESEAVQLTSIVDSRIIGDERITAEVLRDQVGDERYARIEIPGQAAIEIGEKPVGDVIRHEAKGEKDEIVTVEESRSAVSREVGRTLLIIAAVALLAVIAAVLLAVRQANRLASPLTDLAETAERLGSGDPRPRHKRYGVPELDRVADVLDASAERIGRMLTAERRLAADASHQLRTPLTALSMRLEEITLTDDLATVKEEAHIALTQVERLTDVVERLLTNSRDPRNGSAVSFELDEVIKQQLEEWRPAYRSAGRAIVSSGKRHLQAVGTPGAVAQVLAALIENSLMHGGGTVALRTRVTGNQAVIEITDEGPGVPTDLGARIFERAISGRNSTGIGLAVARDLAEADGGRLEMLQAQPPVFGLFLSRTPVTAPSGGEDRPVR, from the coding sequence GTGCGTCGCCGTCTCATCCAGTCCACCCTCGCCGTCGTCCTCGTCGTCATCGCGGTCTTCGGCGTCTCCCTCGTCATCGTCGAGACCCGCACGATCAGCAACAGCGCCCAGGAACGCGTGGAGTCCGAGGCGGTCCAGCTGACGAGCATCGTGGACAGTCGGATCATCGGCGACGAACGCATCACCGCGGAGGTCCTCAGGGACCAGGTCGGCGACGAGCGCTACGCCCGCATCGAGATCCCCGGCCAGGCCGCGATCGAGATCGGCGAGAAGCCCGTCGGTGACGTCATCCGCCACGAGGCCAAGGGCGAGAAGGACGAGATCGTCACGGTCGAGGAGTCCCGCTCGGCGGTCAGCCGCGAGGTCGGCCGCACGCTGCTGATCATCGCGGCGGTCGCCCTGCTCGCCGTCATCGCCGCCGTCCTCCTCGCCGTACGCCAGGCCAACCGCCTCGCCTCCCCCCTCACGGACCTCGCCGAGACCGCCGAACGGCTCGGCTCCGGCGACCCGCGTCCCCGCCACAAGAGATACGGCGTCCCGGAGCTGGACCGGGTCGCGGACGTGCTGGACGCCTCCGCCGAGCGCATCGGCCGGATGCTGACCGCCGAGCGGCGCCTCGCGGCGGACGCGTCCCATCAGCTGCGTACGCCGCTGACCGCGCTGTCCATGCGGCTGGAGGAGATCACCCTCACCGACGACCTCGCCACGGTGAAGGAGGAGGCGCACATCGCGCTCACCCAGGTCGAACGCCTCACGGACGTCGTGGAGCGGCTCCTCACCAACTCCCGCGACCCCCGCAACGGCTCCGCCGTCTCCTTCGAGCTCGACGAGGTCATCAAGCAGCAGCTGGAGGAGTGGCGGCCGGCGTACCGCAGCGCCGGGCGGGCCATCGTCAGCTCGGGCAAGCGGCACCTGCAGGCCGTGGGTACGCCCGGCGCTGTCGCGCAGGTGCTGGCCGCGCTGATCGAGAACTCGCTCATGCACGGGGGCGGCACGGTGGCGTTGCGTACGCGCGTGACCGGGAACCAGGCGGTGATCGAGATCACGGACGAGGGGCCGGGCGTTCCCACCGACCTCGGGGCGCGGATCTTCGAGCGGGCGATCAGTGGGCGCAACTCGACGGGGATCGGGCTGGCCGTGGCGCGTGACCTCGCGGAGGCCGACGGCGGGCGGCTGGAGATGCTCCAGGCGCAGCCGCCGGTGTTCGGACTGTTCCTGTCGCGTACGCCGGTGACGGCCCCGTCCGGGGGAGAGGACCGGCCGGTTCGGTGA
- a CDS encoding response regulator transcription factor, which yields MTRVLLAEDDASISEPLARALRREGYEVEVREDGPTALDAGMQGGVDLVVLDLGLPGMDGLEVARRLRAEGHAIPILILTARADEVDTVVGLDAGADDYVTKPFRLAELLARVRALLRRGAAEPAQPPATHGVRIDVESHRAWMGDEELQLTAKEFDLLRVLVRDAGRVVTRDQLMREVWDTTWWSSTKTLDMHISWLRKKLGDDAANPRYIATVRGVGFRFEKN from the coding sequence ATGACCCGTGTACTGCTCGCCGAGGACGACGCGTCCATCTCGGAGCCGTTGGCTCGCGCACTGCGCCGGGAAGGGTACGAGGTGGAGGTCCGCGAGGACGGCCCCACCGCGCTGGACGCCGGAATGCAGGGCGGCGTCGATCTGGTCGTCCTGGATCTGGGGCTGCCCGGTATGGACGGCCTGGAGGTGGCCCGCCGGCTGCGCGCCGAGGGCCACGCCATCCCGATCCTCATCCTGACCGCGCGTGCCGACGAGGTGGACACCGTCGTCGGCCTCGACGCGGGCGCCGACGACTACGTCACCAAGCCCTTCCGGCTCGCCGAGCTGCTCGCCCGTGTCCGGGCCCTGCTCCGCCGCGGCGCCGCGGAGCCGGCGCAGCCGCCTGCCACCCACGGGGTGCGGATCGACGTCGAGTCGCACCGGGCGTGGATGGGGGACGAGGAGCTTCAGCTCACCGCCAAGGAGTTCGACCTGCTGCGGGTGCTCGTGCGCGACGCGGGGCGGGTCGTCACCCGTGACCAGCTGATGCGCGAGGTCTGGGACACGACGTGGTGGTCCTCGACGAAGACGCTCGACATGCACATCTCCTGGCTGCGGAAGAAGCTGGGCGACGACGCGGCGAATCCGCGGTACATCGCCACGGTGCGAGGGGTCGGGTTCCGCTTCGAGAAGAACTGA
- a CDS encoding LPXTG cell wall anchor domain-containing protein: MWGAKVSYRTYQKRTAALASLAALAGSAVLMAAPVAHAEVVDVEYNCKTPIGDKSAVSPIDIKGVESGDGYKITMSWQKGVSSSPVELGKGAMTPSATIELGGVDSGTLTVTGPANQEAIPANTPIKINDLSGTYTPKETGKVDFTAGVLTIKALGTVTTCTPGNDPGPSLTLDVTAAGGSASGGTSGDTGGGSDSGGSGGSEGELPQTGPLDSAVALGTLGGTVLLAGAAGVLWVTRRNQAVRR, encoded by the coding sequence ATGTGGGGTGCCAAGGTGTCGTACCGGACGTACCAGAAACGAACCGCCGCGCTCGCGTCCCTCGCGGCCCTGGCCGGCTCGGCGGTGCTGATGGCCGCTCCGGTGGCCCATGCCGAGGTCGTGGACGTGGAGTACAACTGCAAGACACCGATCGGGGACAAGTCCGCGGTGTCGCCCATCGACATCAAGGGCGTCGAGAGCGGCGACGGCTACAAGATCACGATGTCGTGGCAGAAGGGCGTGTCGTCCAGCCCGGTCGAGCTGGGCAAGGGCGCGATGACGCCGAGCGCCACGATCGAGCTGGGCGGGGTCGACAGCGGGACGCTCACGGTGACCGGGCCCGCCAACCAAGAGGCGATTCCGGCCAATACGCCGATCAAGATCAATGATCTGAGCGGCACGTACACCCCGAAGGAGACCGGCAAGGTCGACTTCACCGCGGGCGTGCTCACCATCAAGGCCCTCGGAACGGTGACGACCTGCACGCCGGGCAACGATCCCGGGCCGTCGTTGACGCTCGACGTCACCGCCGCGGGCGGCAGCGCCTCGGGTGGTACCTCGGGTGATACGGGGGGCGGCTCGGACTCCGGCGGGTCCGGTGGGTCGGAGGGTGAACTTCCGCAGACCGGGCCCCTGGACTCGGCGGTCGCGCTCGGCACGCTCGGCGGCACGGTGCTGCTCGCCGGGGCGGCGGGGGTGCTGTGGGTGACCCGCAGGAATCAGGCCGTACGTCGCTGA
- a CDS encoding ATP-binding protein yields the protein MSTTRPFSPGDRGPEPGAGGASGAPGEDPPAAPAASRQSRRLSFDGESGVVPLARDFARQALYAWGWLPAATADQRAAAEDVLLVVSELVTNACLHAEGPAELWISCDNKVLRIEVSDRGAGNPAPRTPHRAGRPGGHGMFIVQRLCLDWGVVRAPGAAGKTVWAELGAPA from the coding sequence ATGAGCACCACCCGGCCTTTCTCGCCGGGCGACCGCGGCCCGGAACCGGGTGCCGGCGGCGCTTCCGGGGCGCCAGGTGAGGACCCGCCCGCGGCACCCGCCGCGAGCCGTCAGTCCCGCCGGCTGAGCTTCGACGGCGAGAGCGGGGTGGTGCCGCTCGCCCGTGACTTCGCCCGGCAGGCGCTCTACGCGTGGGGGTGGTTGCCGGCCGCGACCGCGGATCAGCGGGCGGCGGCGGAGGATGTGCTGTTGGTGGTGTCCGAGTTGGTCACCAACGCGTGTCTCCACGCGGAGGGCCCGGCCGAGTTGTGGATCAGCTGCGACAACAAGGTGCTGCGGATCGAGGTGTCCGACCGGGGGGCGGGGAATCCCGCGCCGCGGACGCCGCATCGGGCTGGGCGGCCGGGGGGGCATGGGATGTTCATCGTGCAGCGGCTCTGTCTGGACTGGGGGGTTGTACGGGCTCCGGGGGCCGCTGGGAAGACGGTGTGGGCCGAGTTGGGGGCTCCGGCGTAG
- a CDS encoding STAS domain-containing protein, whose product MDRGTVGSAQSGRLRVEVREEGSSAVVTPAGELDHHTADLLREPLESCLEKGFTRLVVDCSRLEFCDSTGLNVLLGVRLGAEAAGGGVHLAGMLPAVARVFEITGADAVFTVHDTLAAALGD is encoded by the coding sequence ATGGACCGTGGGACGGTCGGCAGCGCACAGTCGGGCCGACTACGGGTCGAGGTGCGGGAAGAGGGCTCCAGCGCCGTCGTGACCCCGGCGGGTGAGCTCGATCACCACACCGCCGATCTGTTGCGTGAGCCACTCGAAAGCTGCCTGGAAAAGGGATTCACGCGCCTGGTGGTGGACTGCTCGCGTCTGGAGTTCTGCGACTCCACCGGGCTGAACGTCCTGCTGGGTGTCCGGCTCGGGGCGGAGGCCGCGGGCGGCGGAGTCCATCTGGCGGGAATGCTCCCGGCGGTGGCGCGGGTGTTCGAGATCACCGGGGCGGATGCGGTGTTCACCGTCCACGACACCCTTGCGGCGGCCTTGGGCGACTAG
- a CDS encoding RNA polymerase sigma factor SigF produces MSPRLDESHTQRATSAPSPEEIPDDLAHNPGDALADLPEIPPYDEVGPVDARALSKTLFERLESLEEGTYEYSYVRNTLVELNLALVKFAASRFRSRSEPMEDIIQVGTIGLIKAIDRFELSRGVEFPTFAMPTIVGEIKRFFRDTSWSVRVPRRLQELRLDLAKAGDELAQKFDRAPTVGELAERLGLTNDEVVEGMAASNAYTASSLDAQPEEDDSEGALADRIGYEDHGLEGIEYVESLKPLIAELPSRDRKILSLRFVANMTQSEIGDELGISQMHVSRLLSRTLVRLRKGLTLEE; encoded by the coding sequence ATGTCACCCCGGCTCGACGAATCGCATACCCAGAGGGCGACGTCGGCACCCTCTCCGGAAGAGATCCCGGACGACCTCGCCCACAATCCGGGCGACGCGCTCGCCGACCTTCCGGAGATCCCCCCGTACGACGAGGTGGGGCCGGTGGACGCACGGGCCCTGTCCAAGACCCTCTTCGAGCGGCTGGAGTCCCTCGAAGAAGGCACGTACGAGTACTCGTACGTCCGCAACACCCTGGTCGAACTCAACCTGGCCCTGGTGAAGTTCGCCGCCTCCCGCTTCCGGTCGCGCAGCGAGCCGATGGAGGACATCATCCAGGTCGGCACGATCGGCCTGATCAAGGCGATCGACCGCTTCGAACTGAGCCGGGGCGTCGAGTTCCCCACTTTCGCGATGCCGACCATCGTCGGTGAGATCAAGCGGTTCTTCCGTGACACGAGCTGGTCCGTGCGGGTCCCGCGCAGACTTCAGGAACTCCGGCTCGACCTGGCCAAGGCCGGTGACGAACTCGCTCAGAAGTTCGATCGCGCTCCGACAGTGGGAGAGTTGGCGGAGCGCCTCGGCCTGACGAACGACGAGGTCGTCGAGGGCATGGCGGCGTCGAACGCGTACACCGCCTCGTCGCTGGACGCCCAGCCCGAGGAGGACGACTCCGAGGGCGCGCTGGCGGACCGGATCGGCTACGAGGACCACGGCCTCGAAGGCATCGAGTACGTCGAGTCCCTGAAGCCGCTGATCGCCGAACTGCCGTCGCGCGACCGGAAGATCCTCTCCTTGCGGTTCGTCGCCAATATGACGCAGTCCGAGATCGGGGACGAACTGGGCATCTCCCAGATGCATGTCTCCCGGCTCCTGTCCCGCACGCTGGTACGGCTGCGCAAGGGACTGACGCTGGAGGAGTGA
- a CDS encoding RICIN domain-containing protein: protein MTRARDERPGDDDSHEDQRDTGAPGSRPSDASDARLTALLRADSPTAYPALRELRERHHPSVLAYARLCAASESAARQLATQAFTVATRETARGSEPTVPWRHHLLLLTARAAATWAADDHASGLAPALRLAYDTAGPDGPVPPPLLAAFQSLPPRAQGLIWYGAVEREPDDRTAVLLGLTPDEVAYRQEPALRALRQACLRVRLAASEDPRCQDFRRLIEESVRPDNPRHSVDLQAHMAHCTHCTGAYEELCALRDHPRATLAEGLLPWGGTAYARGGVGPLGGPGGRGGPGAHGGGRAGAGAEAAEDFADPGAGAGTGTRAGAGAGFGAGGWTPAAAEPWGEPGVGSDADGRDRAVAGAGAEAWTGAVAGAGAEARVGAMAGARGGTGGEAAVGVAAEAGAGAAAGTGPLAAVRSPSRRLVLSAVALGVALAPLLAFLVFSGQGDSSSPDAAGSGGTPSVPPPVSVTPTVPSSPTPSPTASRTEKPSKPPKSPEPTKSPSPSPSPSKADRATPSLPYGPPLNGAYTQVVNVASGLCLDIRGELEKGTDVVTAICSSRDTQRWRVDSDRDALQSFADPDLCLDSRGATDDGVGIWECDSLDGDNGENLRFEVDSRGMIRPAIAPDHAVTPDALGSVAFAEEQGRDRQRWRAGAGPVHD from the coding sequence ATGACTCGGGCTCGGGACGAGCGCCCCGGCGACGACGACAGCCATGAGGACCAGCGGGACACCGGCGCGCCGGGCTCACGTCCGAGCGACGCGTCCGACGCACGGCTCACCGCGCTGTTACGCGCCGACTCGCCCACCGCGTATCCGGCTCTGCGGGAACTCCGCGAACGCCACCACCCGTCGGTCCTCGCCTACGCGCGGCTGTGCGCCGCGAGCGAGTCCGCGGCACGGCAGTTGGCGACCCAGGCGTTCACCGTCGCCACCCGGGAGACGGCGCGCGGCAGCGAGCCGACCGTCCCCTGGCGCCACCACCTGCTCCTGCTGACCGCCCGGGCGGCCGCCACCTGGGCCGCGGACGACCACGCGTCCGGCCTGGCCCCCGCCCTCCGCCTCGCCTACGACACGGCGGGCCCCGACGGCCCCGTCCCGCCGCCCCTGCTCGCGGCGTTCCAATCCCTGCCGCCGCGCGCCCAGGGCCTCATCTGGTACGGCGCCGTGGAGCGCGAGCCCGACGACCGTACGGCCGTGCTCCTCGGCCTCACCCCCGACGAAGTGGCGTACCGGCAGGAGCCCGCGCTCCGCGCCCTGCGCCAGGCCTGCCTCAGAGTGCGCCTCGCCGCCTCGGAGGATCCGCGCTGCCAGGACTTCCGTCGGCTGATCGAGGAGTCCGTACGCCCGGACAACCCCCGCCACAGCGTGGATCTGCAGGCCCATATGGCGCACTGCACACACTGCACCGGCGCGTACGAGGAACTGTGCGCCCTGCGCGACCACCCGCGCGCGACACTCGCGGAGGGGTTGCTGCCGTGGGGTGGTACGGCCTACGCGCGCGGCGGGGTGGGGCCGCTTGGCGGACCGGGTGGGCGTGGCGGACCGGGTGCGCATGGCGGCGGTCGTGCGGGCGCCGGGGCGGAAGCGGCGGAGGATTTCGCGGACCCGGGGGCCGGGGCCGGGACGGGAACACGGGCGGGGGCCGGGGCAGGCTTCGGAGCGGGGGGATGGACGCCGGCAGCGGCGGAGCCGTGGGGAGAACCGGGCGTCGGCTCCGACGCCGACGGCCGGGACCGGGCGGTGGCCGGGGCGGGCGCCGAGGCCTGGACCGGTGCCGTGGCCGGGGCGGGCGCTGAGGCCCGGGTCGGTGCGATGGCCGGGGCAAGGGGCGGGACCGGAGGCGAGGCCGCAGTCGGCGTGGCAGCCGAGGCCGGGGCCGGCGCTGCGGCCGGGACGGGGCCCCTGGCTGCCGTGCGGTCGCCGTCACGTCGGCTCGTGCTGTCCGCGGTGGCCCTGGGGGTGGCGCTGGCGCCGCTGCTGGCGTTCCTGGTGTTCTCGGGCCAGGGAGACTCGTCGTCCCCGGACGCGGCGGGTTCCGGCGGTACGCCGTCGGTTCCGCCACCGGTCAGTGTGACGCCGACGGTTCCGTCGAGCCCGACGCCGTCCCCGACCGCTTCGCGCACCGAAAAGCCGTCGAAGCCCCCGAAGTCGCCCGAGCCGACGAAGAGCCCGAGTCCGAGTCCGAGTCCGTCGAAGGCGGACCGCGCGACACCGTCGCTGCCGTACGGGCCACCGCTGAACGGCGCCTACACCCAGGTGGTGAACGTCGCCTCGGGCCTGTGCCTGGACATCCGGGGTGAGTTGGAGAAGGGCACCGACGTCGTCACGGCCATCTGTTCCTCGCGCGACACCCAGCGCTGGCGCGTCGACTCCGACCGGGACGCCCTCCAGTCGTTCGCCGACCCCGACCTGTGCCTCGACAGCCGGGGGGCGACCGACGACGGTGTGGGTATCTGGGAGTGCGACTCGCTCGACGGCGACAACGGCGAGAACCTGCGGTTCGAGGTCGACTCCCGGGGAATGATCCGCCCGGCGATCGCCCCGGACCACGCGGTGACACCGGACGCGCTGGGCTCCGTCGCCTTCGCCGAGGAGCAGGGGCGCGACCGGCAGCGGTGGCGTGCGGGCGCCGGGCCCGTGCACGACTGA
- the hutI gene encoding imidazolonepropionase, which translates to MTPGPPPTRPAPDPDPEPDPTADQATKDAMSSPTTVSPANSASTASTLITNIAALVTNDPSLGDRSPLGLIQDAAVVIDGERIAWTGDQSKAPATDNRVDAGGRAVIPGFVDSHSHLVFAGDRTAEFNARMSGRAYSAGGIRTTVAATRAATDEELEANLTRYLREALRQGTTTFETKSGYGLTVEDEARALRIAAAHTDEVTYLGAHIVSPDFAEDPAAYVALVTGEMLDACAPYARWIDVFCEKGAFDGEQARAILTAGKAKGLHPRIHANQLSYGPGVRLAVELDAASADHCTHLTDADVDALAHSRTVATLLPGAEFSTRAEWPDARRLLDAGVTVALSTDCNPGSSFTSSVPFCVALAVRDMGMTPDEAVWSATAGGARALRRDDIGRLTPGAYADLVLLDAPSHVHLAYRPGVPLVTGVWRRGVRVA; encoded by the coding sequence ATGACGCCCGGCCCCCCGCCCACGCGACCAGCCCCCGACCCCGACCCCGAACCCGACCCCACCGCCGACCAGGCAACCAAGGACGCCATGAGCAGCCCGACGACCGTCAGCCCCGCCAACTCGGCGAGCACCGCAAGCACGCTCATCACCAACATCGCTGCCCTGGTCACCAACGACCCCTCCCTCGGCGACAGATCCCCCCTCGGACTGATCCAGGACGCGGCCGTCGTCATCGACGGTGAACGCATCGCGTGGACCGGTGATCAAAGCAAAGCACCCGCCACTGACAATCGGGTCGACGCCGGTGGCCGGGCGGTGATCCCGGGCTTCGTGGACTCCCACTCCCACCTCGTCTTCGCGGGCGACCGGACCGCCGAGTTCAACGCCCGTATGTCCGGCCGCGCCTACAGCGCGGGCGGCATCCGTACGACCGTCGCGGCCACCCGTGCCGCCACCGACGAGGAACTGGAGGCCAACCTCACCCGTTACCTCCGCGAGGCCCTCCGCCAGGGCACGACCACCTTCGAGACGAAGTCCGGCTACGGCCTGACCGTCGAGGACGAGGCCCGGGCGCTGCGCATCGCCGCCGCCCACACCGACGAGGTCACCTACCTCGGCGCCCACATCGTGTCCCCAGATTTCGCCGAAGACCCCGCCGCCTACGTCGCCCTCGTCACCGGCGAGATGCTCGACGCCTGTGCCCCGTACGCCCGTTGGATCGACGTCTTCTGCGAGAAGGGCGCCTTCGACGGCGAGCAGGCCCGCGCGATCCTCACGGCCGGCAAGGCCAAGGGCCTGCACCCGCGCATCCACGCCAACCAGTTGTCGTACGGTCCGGGCGTGCGACTCGCCGTCGAGCTGGACGCGGCGAGCGCGGACCACTGCACCCACCTCACCGACGCCGACGTGGACGCCCTCGCCCACAGCCGCACGGTCGCGACGCTGTTGCCCGGCGCCGAGTTCTCCACCCGCGCCGAGTGGCCGGACGCGCGCCGTCTCCTCGACGCGGGTGTCACCGTGGCTCTTTCGACGGACTGCAACCCGGGGTCGTCCTTCACCTCGTCCGTGCCGTTCTGCGTAGCGCTCGCCGTACGGGACATGGGGATGACCCCGGACGAGGCGGTCTGGTCGGCCACGGCGGGGGGCGCGCGGGCGCTCCGCCGCGATGACATCGGCCGCCTCACGCCGGGCGCGTACGCCGATCTTGTGCTGCTGGACGCGCCGAGCCACGTCCATCTCGCCTATCGGCCGGGAGTTCCCCTGGTCACGGGGGTGTGGCGCAGGGGCGTACGCGTCGCCTGA
- a CDS encoding formimidoylglutamate deiminase, with product MTETTYWLEHAWLGTDVEPGVALTVAGGGSPRDGRITAVRTGTPTPPPGAVVLRGLTLPGLANAHSHAFHRALRATVQVGSGTFWTWREVMYRVAERLTPDTYHALARAVFAEMALAGITAVGEFHYVHHAPGGTPYADPNAMGEALIEAAAEAGIRITLLDTAYLSAGILNKHSGQAPDHHQLRFSDGTAEAWAERCSVLKDRDHARIGAAVHSVRAVPAGQLATVARWAEERRAPLHVHLSEQTAENDACRQAHGCTPAQLLAEHGVLGPRTTGVHNTHLTDEDIALIGDSGTGTCMCPTTERDLADGIGPAAALQRAGSPLSLGSDSHAVIDLLEEARAMELNERLRTRTRGHWTAAALLRAASADGHAAIGWDDAGVLETGALADFTTIALDSVRTAGPLPRLGAETAVFAASAADVSHTVVGGRHVVRDGAHALVPDVPRALADAVAALRG from the coding sequence GTGACGGAGACGACCTACTGGCTCGAACACGCCTGGCTCGGCACGGATGTCGAACCGGGTGTGGCCCTGACCGTGGCCGGAGGGGGGAGCCCCCGAGACGGCCGCATCACCGCCGTGCGCACCGGCACGCCCACCCCGCCGCCCGGTGCCGTGGTCCTGCGCGGGCTCACCCTGCCCGGCCTCGCCAACGCCCACAGCCACGCCTTCCACCGTGCCCTGCGCGCCACCGTCCAGGTCGGCTCGGGCACCTTCTGGACCTGGCGCGAGGTCATGTACCGGGTGGCGGAACGGCTGACCCCGGACACGTACCACGCTCTCGCGCGGGCGGTGTTCGCGGAGATGGCGCTGGCCGGCATCACGGCCGTCGGCGAGTTCCACTATGTGCACCACGCGCCCGGCGGCACCCCGTACGCCGACCCCAACGCCATGGGCGAGGCGCTCATCGAGGCCGCCGCCGAGGCGGGGATCCGGATCACCCTCCTCGACACGGCCTACCTGTCCGCCGGCATCTTGAACAAGCACAGCGGCCAGGCACCCGACCACCACCAGCTCCGCTTCTCCGACGGCACGGCGGAGGCCTGGGCGGAACGCTGTTCAGTTCTCAAGGACCGGGATCACGCGCGGATCGGTGCGGCCGTCCACTCCGTACGGGCCGTGCCGGCAGGGCAGTTGGCGACCGTGGCGCGGTGGGCCGAGGAGCGGCGGGCCCCGCTGCACGTGCACCTGTCGGAGCAGACGGCGGAGAACGACGCCTGCCGTCAGGCACATGGGTGCACGCCCGCCCAACTCCTCGCCGAGCACGGCGTGTTGGGCCCCCGGACGACGGGCGTCCACAACACCCACCTCACCGACGAGGACATCGCCCTGATCGGTGACAGCGGCACCGGCACCTGCATGTGCCCGACGACGGAACGCGACCTCGCGGACGGCATCGGCCCCGCCGCAGCCCTGCAACGGGCGGGCTCCCCGCTCTCCCTCGGCTCCGACAGCCACGCCGTCATCGACCTGCTCGAAGAGGCGCGCGCGATGGAGCTGAACGAGCGGCTGCGCACCCGTACGCGCGGTCACTGGACGGCGGCGGCCCTTCTGCGGGCGGCCTCGGCCGACGGCCACGCGGCGATCGGCTGGGACGACGCGGGCGTCCTGGAGACGGGCGCGCTCGCCGACTTCACGACGATCGCGCTCGACTCGGTCAGGACTGCAGGGCCGCTTCCACGGCTGGGCGCGGAGACCGCGGTATTCGCCGCGTCGGCAGCAGACGTGTCGCATACGGTCGTGGGTGGCCGGCACGTCGTACGGGACGGGGCGCACGCGCTCGTACCGGATGTGCCGAGAGCCCTCGCGGACGCCGTCGCAGCACTGCGCGGATGA
- a CDS encoding allantoate amidohydrolase yields MWRELEPIGRHPESGGYRRFAWTAADAECRAWFEEQARDRGLAHEVDRNGNQWAWLGDPAAGDAVVTGSHLDSVPDGGAFDGPLGVVSSFAALDELRARGARFDKPLAIVNFGDEEGARFGLACVGSRLAAGQLTVEQAGRLTDGDGVTLPQAMEAAGYDPEGIGPDPERLARIGAFVELHVEQGRALDLSGHAVGIASAIWPHGRWRFDFRGEANHAGTTRLVDRRDPMLSYAETVLAARREARLAGAVATFGKITVEPNGVNAIPSLVRGWLDSRAEDQKTLDTVVGAIEEAARDYAREHGIELAVVRESFTPVVEFEHALRDEIARILGRDTAELKVPVLGTGAGHDAGILSGSVPTAMLFVRNPTGVSHSPAEHAAEDDCLAGVTALADVLEGLARR; encoded by the coding sequence ATGTGGCGGGAGCTCGAGCCCATCGGGCGACACCCCGAGTCCGGTGGCTATCGGCGGTTCGCCTGGACCGCCGCCGATGCCGAGTGCCGGGCTTGGTTCGAGGAACAGGCCCGGGACCGTGGGCTGGCCCACGAGGTGGACCGGAACGGGAATCAGTGGGCCTGGCTTGGTGATCCCGCCGCCGGGGATGCCGTCGTCACCGGGTCGCACCTCGACTCCGTGCCCGACGGGGGCGCTTTCGACGGCCCCCTCGGTGTGGTGTCCTCCTTCGCCGCGCTCGATGAACTCCGCGCCCGGGGCGCCCGGTTCGACAAACCCCTCGCCATCGTCAACTTCGGGGATGAGGAGGGGGCCCGGTTCGGGCTGGCCTGTGTGGGGTCTCGGCTGGCTGCCGGGCAGTTGACCGTCGAACAGGCGGGGCGGCTGACCGACGGGGACGGGGTCACGTTGCCGCAGGCGATGGAGGCGGCCGGGTACGACCCGGAGGGCATCGGGCCCGATCCGGAGCGGCTGGCGCGGATCGGGGCCTTCGTCGAACTGCATGTCGAGCAGGGGCGGGCGCTGGATCTGTCGGGGCACGCCGTCGGGATCGCCAGTGCGATCTGGCCGCACGGGCGGTGGCGGTTCGACTTCCGGGGCGAGGCGAACCACGCCGGGACGACGCGGCTCGTCGACCGGCGGGACCCCATGCTGTCGTACGCGGAGACCGTGCTCGCGGCCCGGCGTGAGGCGCGGCTGGCCGGGGCCGTAGCCACGTTCGGCAAGATCACCGTCGAGCCGAACGGCGTGAACGCCATCCCCTCCCTCGTGCGCGGCTGGCTCGACTCCCGCGCCGAGGACCAGAAGACCCTGGACACGGTCGTCGGTGCGATCGAGGAGGCCGCCCGGGACTACGCCCGGGAACACGGGATCGAGCTCGCGGTCGTCCGGGAGTCCTTCACGCCCGTCGTCGAGTTCGAGCACGCGCTGCGGGACGAGATCGCCCGCATCCTGGGCCGGGACACGGCCGAACTGAAGGTGCCGGTGCTCGGGACCGGGGCCGGACACGACGCCGGGATCCTCTCGGGGAGCGTCCCGACCGCCATGCTGTTCGTGCGCAACCCCACGGGCGTCTCGCACTCCCCGGCCGAGCACGCCGCCGAGGACGACTGCCTGGCCGGAGTGACCGCGCTCGCCGACGTACTGGAAGGGCTGGCCCGCAGGTGA